The genomic stretch TGTGTTTTTTACGTCATTTGGATGAAGAGTCAGCATTTATTACTTTAGAGCAGGCGTTAGCACATAAAGATAAGATCATCGCTGTTGGTTTAGATTCGTCAGAAAATGGTAATCCAGCCAGTAAGTTTGAACGTGTATTCGAAAAATCATTGAGTGAAGGTTTTCTCACTGTCGCTCATGCTGGTGAAGAAGGACCTGCGAGTAGTATTCGCGATGCGTTAGAGCTGTTGAAAATAACCCGAATTGATCACGGTGTACGTTGTTCTGATGATGATCATTTTGTCGAAGAGTTAGCAAAACTAAGAACGCCTTTGACGGTTTGCCCGTTATCTAACATCAAGCTTAAAGTATTTGAGGAAATGTCTGAGCACAATATTGTTGAGCTTTTACGCAAAGGTGTTTGTGTTACGATAAATTCAGATGATCCAGCATACTTCGGTGGTTATATGACGGACAACTTTATGGCTGTTGGGGAAGCGCATATGATGACTAAAGTTGAAATTGCCCAATTTACTTTCAATGCGATTGAAGCCAGTTTCATTTCAGAACTTGAAAAAAAGCGTTTGTTCTCAATAAATGAAGCCTACTTAGCACTTCATCATTCATAAATATCCCTTA from Moritella marina ATCC 15381 encodes the following:
- a CDS encoding adenosine deaminase, encoding MKQFIQDLPKVELHLHIEGTLEPELMFELAARNNIEIPFNSFAEVKDAYDFHNLQSFLDIYYQGANVLITEQDFFDLTWAYLLRCKNDNVVHTEVFFDPQTHTDRGISFDTVVNGIDKALTKAAEEFNISSQLIMCFLRHLDEESAFITLEQALAHKDKIIAVGLDSSENGNPASKFERVFEKSLSEGFLTVAHAGEEGPASSIRDALELLKITRIDHGVRCSDDDHFVEELAKLRTPLTVCPLSNIKLKVFEEMSEHNIVELLRKGVCVTINSDDPAYFGGYMTDNFMAVGEAHMMTKVEIAQFTFNAIEASFISELEKKRLFSINEAYLALHHS